The genomic DNA CCAGCGCCTGCCTCCCCACGCTCCGTCGGCCGCGGCGGAGTGCGGAACGGAGAAACCTTGCGGGTACCAGCCGGCCGAACCGCTGTCGTCAGCTGTGTTGCCCCAGCAGTAGCCGTCGGCCGAGACACCCGGATTGAAAGGGGTCGGGTAGCACAGGCCGTCCTTGCCGGAGCTGAAACTCCCGGCAGGAACGGAGGACAGACTGACGGGGTTCAGGGAACCGTTTGCGGCCTCGCCGGCGCTGATGTCACTGGTCGAGCTGGAGTCGAGAGTGAGCTTGAAGCCGCTCGCGGTGATCGGCGCGATCGTCGACGACGCATGCGCCGTGCCGGAAATGGTACAGGTACCGGCCAGAACCATCACACCGACCGTGACCACACGCCCAGCACGTCCGATACGCCGACGTAGGCCAGAAGAGAATTTCGAAAAGTTCACGGCGCAAATCATGGCACGCCCCCAAGCCCGCTCCGGCCTGAGGATTCCCAGTCTGAATCACATCGGTGATCTCGGCGCAAGGATCGGCAGCGACGACCGGTGGAAGGAACGCCTGCGGCGGCCGGCGCCGGGGAACTTGCCCCGCGCCCCGATCGCCGCAGGTCCGCTCCTCACCATGAGCTGACGAACGAGGATGACACCCGCGTCCCAAGATCAGTAACCAACCACCCCAGGTGTACAAGGTGAGAACCCAGACTGGCTACCCACTGCGGCCTGGCGGGCATGCCAACCGCGCGCCAAGCGCACAGCGCCGAATGCGGTCAGCCCGGGATCAGGACTGAATATCCCCGAGAAACCACCTCTGAGCCGGGGAACCGTTGCAGTCCCACAGCGTCATGACGACGCCGCTGCTGCTCTGGTCTCCACCCTTCGAGGTCATGCACTTCCCGGATCCCGCGTGATTGATGGTGTAATTGCCGCTGTAACCGCCCATATACCACTTCTGGGCTGCGGAGCCGTTGCAGTCCCACTGGGTGAGGTACGTTCCGTTGGCAGTGGACCCCCCGTACAGAGTGATGCACTTATTGCTGTTCCTGTTCCGGACCTGATATCCGCCCGGAATCTCGTCCCACGACCAGTTGTGAGCCGTTATATTGGTGACAGTGTCGCAGCGCCACTGAACGA from Kitasatospora terrestris includes the following:
- a CDS encoding RICIN domain-containing protein; this translates as MKNKVSRVLTVAGALASALALGTVNAGTASAYTWDEIYSYGAGVCLTPYGGSTSNGANIVQWRCDTVTNITAHNWSWDEIPGGYQVRNRNSNKCITLYGGSTANGTYLTQWDCNGSAAQKWYMGGYSGNYTINHAGSGKCMTSKGGDQSSSGVVMTLWDCNGSPAQRWFLGDIQS